Genomic DNA from Cucumis melo cultivar AY chromosome 10, USDA_Cmelo_AY_1.0, whole genome shotgun sequence:
GCCGACTCGCTTTATAAAGCCAAATTGATTCGAGGATTCTGCCATCTCTACGACGGTCAGGAAGCAGTGGCTGTTGGAATGGAGGCTGCAATCACCAAGAAGGACGCCATTATCACTGCTTATCGGGATCACTGCACCTTCCTCGGCCGTGGGGGAACGCTTCTGGAGGCATTCGCCGAACTCATGGGCCGTCAAGTTGGGTGCTCTAAAGGAAAAGGGGGTTCGATGCATTTCTATAAGAAGGACGCTGTGTTCTATGGCGGGCATGGAATAGTGGGGGCTCAAGTGCCCTTGGGATGTGGCTTGGCTTTTGCTCAGAAGTACTCGAAGGAGGGTACTGTGACCTTTGCTCTTTACGGCGACGGTGCGGCAAATCAGGGCCAGTTGTTCGAGGCGCTCAACATATCTGCTCTTTGGGACTTGCCGGTAATTTTGGTCTGTGAGAATAATCATTGTAAGTAATTGTTAGTTCTTGTCAGTATAATCAGTATTTGTGCTTCTATAATCTGCTATAACAATTGATACTGTATAAATGCTTCTTAGCATTGCAATATGCAATATGAAACATGAAATTGGGTTAGTTTATATCTATATAATGTGTTGTAATGTCTTGATTATCTAGCGTTTCAAACGATCCAGTACAAgcatatttatgttattttacgTTTTTGACCATAGGTTCTATTGAAGTGTGTTATGTATTACTCTGTTATTTTGATCTTATAGTAAACTGTTCTTACATATGGAAGTAGCTAACACATTAGTGAACCTCTTAAATCTCTATGTTAATTTTCTATTGCTTCATGTTTTCTGATTTCTTCCTTTGTTAATACCGTAACAGAATGAACAAACATAATGATCAGTGAGCTAATATTAATTGTCTTTTGTTGATGCAGATGGTATGGGAACTGCAGAGTGGAGAGCAGCCAAGAGTTCAGCCTATTATAAGCGTGGTGACTATGTTCCTGGACTGAAggtatcattttcattttaattagaTGAGAATTGGGAGTTGTAGTTCCTAATGTTACAGATTTTCTACTATGTTTAtgatctttcctttcttttccccTTATTAAATTATTCAACATCAATTGAATTAGTTGATTCGCTATTGTTCTTGAATCTGTTTTGTACTGTTGTTCAAACTTTAGCTAGTTTGATGTTTATATAGTTTCTTTAAACATgcaactatttcttttttttgttatagGTGGATGGCATGGATGCCCTTGCTGTCAAGCAAGCTTGTAAGTTTGCCAAGGAGCATGCGTTAAAGAATGGACCCATTGTAAGTTTATCTTCTTAGATTTAAGATTATTCTGTCTTAATGCATAACGAGCTTTACTGAACAAAACATGTGTATTGCATATGTTTTAAGTGTGTTCCCATGTAGGAAtgtgttgtttttttttccacattgataggagtacgagTATgcttctgggtatttctaattaTATCGAGtgttattcctattttggcatttctaatttctggagttttagccctaCGAATAAAACACGTCACTGCCTAATAACTCTCTGTACTCCTGAACTGGCCATACTTCTGCCCCGAGTCAATGTTTTCTGGCTTTGTTTCACTTTATTTTAGAAGCAGTTTCTCCCTGTATAAAAACCTCACTTTATTTTCGAATTAAGCACTATAGGATTTCTCTGGTGATGATGTATAAAGCTTAGTATGTTGGACAATGCCTGCCTTTGTTTTCCATTTTCCTTCCACTTGGAATTTAGTTTATCTCTTTTGAATTTCGATTTCAGATTCTCGAGATGGACACCTACAGGTACCATGGTCATTCTATGTCTGATCCTGGAAGTACCTACCGCACACGTGATGAGATTAGCGGTGTGAGACAGGTCTGATCGGCTTCCGTAATGAATTCATCCCAGCTTCATAACTTCTTTGCTCTGATTTCTAAATAAATTTTCTGATTGATCAATCAGGAACGTGATCCAATTGAAAGGATTAGAAAATTGTTATTATCTCATGAGATAGCCACCGAAAAGGATCTGAAGGTATCTTTAAACTTCTCAGTGATACGTTGatgttttaaatttagttccaaagaggaaaaaaaaaaaggatagaCTAAGGGAAAAAAAATCGTCTTTGTGTTATTTGATCATCAGGATATTGAGAAGGAAATGAGAAAAAAAGTAGATGAAGCCATTGCTCAAGCCAAGGTAACACATGCAATTATTATCTAGCAAACTTGTGAATTTCGAACAACTATATGGTTAACATCCTTAATCCATAGTAACCCTGCTTTCTTTATCGCTATTTCATTTGTGTTTCCAGGCAAGTCCAATGCCAGATGCGTCAGAACTTTTCACAAACGTGTACGTGAAAGGATTTGAAACTGAGGTAATGTGTTCCATCTCCCATCAACAGAGATAACGAGAAGGAAACCAATATCATTAGAATGTAATCTAAATACCCAGACGGTTTTTTCGTGTCTTTACAGGTGTTTGGAGCAGACCGAAAAGAAGTCAGGGGTGTTCTTCCATAAGTAAGACAAGAGTTAGCATTGTATAGACGACCTTTTCACACGAATGCAGTATACCAACGAAACCAAAACCTTATGGTGAAAAAATACAGAATAACaaacatgtttttcttttccatgTTCATGGAAACCACTCTCTGGTTGTATATGATTTGGATCTTTTGAAATATAGGTTTGGTCCTTTTAAGGTTCCTGAATATctaataaaaggaagaaaaaatcCTGTATTAATACCTACCTTGTATCACTTATTCCTTAAGTTACATTACTTCACTTGTACATAATCAAAATAAAGTTTTTCATGGGGAGAATTGCCCAATCATTTTATTATGCATTACAatggttttaatttaatttctaaagTTTCCTTTGAATTCTTCTCTTTTTTGGCATGTCATAATATGAATCTTTTACTTGATAACAAGAaatttgggaaattgccaaaaatagcttaaaaaaggagggttaaatgacttttgggatagtttttgaaaataaagagttttaggacaatttatgtgtgaatggacaaaaatgtccttcattaaatttctccttctccttccctttccctttcccttctcttccacGTAAAAGCTTTCAActttcgctttcccttctctttcgcgtagagttgtttccttttccattctcttttgtgtagaacacctgaagtaaaaaaaaaaaaaaaaatcgctcTGCTCCGATACTTTGCTCTGCTCTAGTGTcgttcgaagatactccgaccaTTCGTCTCTTGTCGTTCGTTGATCCtctagtgcatttcgtcgctccttcttttcaaaccattcaatcaactttgagcgttttctcttatttcggtgagtttcatttctaacccatttttaatttatttgttgtaaatatttggtttaggtatttgttgcgagtttcatccgtaaatgtctggtttaggctattttggaatggaattatttgctgtaaattagtttagtcaaagtttggtttaggttcttagaaagttcaatgggtagtgaaaaatgaattgaagtaaaagatttagtttgcaagagtgcacttgcaaggagtttcaagctaagcaactaccatgctcacatgtcattgctgcagcacgagatcgcaatataaatgtttatagattATGTGTTAATTATTACAccaatgaatgtttgttggcagcatatgcggaggccgtctacctAATTGTAAATCAGTCAgcttggaagacaagcgaagactatctacatatgattgttttacctccgaaagtagtcaaaagagttgaagtaaagaaataggtcacaacagattaacgtgtactaatacaatttcatataccgagaAGTCCagcatacaaatttaaaaatttctctaccaatgtactaattattacactaattaatgaatgttccttttctttcaatttgttatttatctatctggatgtgttttcttaatgatgtctccaaacattcatactttatgtgcttctagatagatgaagaagacaaaaataacagctggcttattcatttaggaacacaaaAAACACAAACGTATTGACAcagattttaatttgtttaatatacaaactggtttcacgatcgtttaaatataactaaacgatcgtttaaaataactaaacgatcgtttaaaataactaaacgatcgtttagttacgttaaacgatcgtttaatgtaactaaaagatcgtttaacgtaactaaacgatcgtttaaaataactaaacgatcgtttaattgtattaaacgatcgtttatatatttcacacgactattcgtttagtttgtaattctttaatttatatattttttaattctttgctactcaactgctttaatttatatattaagcgatcgtttatatgtaatcacactaatgtaaaagatcgtgcatatatctttaagcgatcgtttagtaaagtctaaacgattttcttaataaacataaaaaatattaagcgatcgtttacctacaagtagttttgcaaacaAATATGATATTTGAATGTCATCAATTGACCATTCATAAACTACGTTTATTCTAATTTATATAGCATCTATACTTGTGCATTATAGAGAAGAATCGATACATATTTTGCAACATACATGATATACAACTCCTACAAATCTCGCAACAAagttcaatacataggagtgttggtccataatcgaaatgccaattgttttctaaagtaggacatgttttcttgatataatgtatctaaatcaaaaccagcagctatgtactcaaaatacttaatggtgaatacgccacaatcactattatttcgttgtaGTGGAATGGAGTCGACAATGATAACTGGCCAAGGATgagaaggattaatcttgtacgcGGGTCCATcagtcgatgtcgatgtcataattgaagcctgaacaaaaaggaacaaatgaaataataattgcaTAAGAGACTGACTAAACATGTCATAACAGCATGGTGaaagttaaaataaatagtgaaaattTGGAAGGTGCGAGATACATGTGAGATAAACCAcaagggcctaagagacttaacaaacatcaatagaatcactccaaatggattaacaggggtaccaatttcattttgaaataaatagtgaaagtttggaatgtgcgagatgtgtgcgagatacgctcgagatacatgcgagataaaccatgagggcctaagagacttactaaacatcgatagaatcactccaaatggattagcaggggtaccaatttcatttcgaaataaatagtgaaagtttggaatgtgcgagatgtgtgcgagatacgtgcgagataaaccgTGAAGGCccaagagacttactaaacaccaatagaatcactccaaatggattagcaggggtaccaatttcatttcgaaataaatagtgaaagtttggaatgtgcgagatgtgtgcgagatacgtgcgagataaaccatgagggcctaagagacttactaaacatcaatagaatcactccaaatggattagcaggggtaccaatttcatttcgaaataaatagtaaaagtttggaatgtgcgagatgtgtgcgagatacgtgcgagataaaccatgaaggcctaagagacttactaatttccagcaaataagtcgattccaaaaaagcctaaaccagatggatgaaactcacaacaaatacctaaaccaaacatttacagcaaataaattaaaaatgggttagagataaaactcactgaaataagagaaaagactcaaagttgatttaatggttcgaaaaggagaagcaaCGAAATGCAATGGAGGACCAATGAACGGCAAGTGATGAACGATCGAAGTATCTTCGAAGAGTAGAGTGTAGGAAtagagcgggaaatttcaaaagccaacaaaagacgattttttttttttacttgaggtgttctacgcgaaagagaagggaaagagaaacaactatacgcgaaagagaagggaaagccaAAGCTGAAAGTTTTTACGTGGAAGAGAAaggaaagggaaagagaaatttaatgaaggacatttttgtacattcacacctaaattgtcctaaaacccttt
This window encodes:
- the LOC103489051 gene encoding pyruvate dehydrogenase E1 component subunit alpha, mitochondrial gives rise to the protein MSYSPISSSSILKPLSSSFRFLSSAAHDSAHLTIQTSIPFTAHKCEPPSRSVDTSPNELLAFFREMALMRRMEIAADSLYKAKLIRGFCHLYDGQEAVAVGMEAAITKKDAIITAYRDHCTFLGRGGTLLEAFAELMGRQVGCSKGKGGSMHFYKKDAVFYGGHGIVGAQVPLGCGLAFAQKYSKEGTVTFALYGDGAANQGQLFEALNISALWDLPVILVCENNHYGMGTAEWRAAKSSAYYKRGDYVPGLKVDGMDALAVKQACKFAKEHALKNGPIILEMDTYRYHGHSMSDPGSTYRTRDEISGVRQERDPIERIRKLLLSHEIATEKDLKDIEKEMRKKVDEAIAQAKASPMPDASELFTNVYVKGFETEVFGADRKEVRGVLP